CTCGGCGCTCCGACAGCAGTGGCCGCCCCGAATCCAGGAGCTGGTGAACCGTTCGCGCCGGAGGAGTGGGTACCAGTGCCCAAGCCAGCGGCAGTTGACCGCGGTCCGGCACCGGGAACCACTTGTGAAGCTCCGGGTTCGGTGGCCGAGTTCGTGGAAATCACCGGTTCTCGCTACGACGTTGAGGGCGTTGTTTCTACGAAGAATGACATTGGTGATGAGCCGATTCCGCTGACGCAGACCATTAAGGAGTCCAAGACCAAGAAGTGGTGGACCAATATCTCTGTCAGCGTGAAGGTCAGCAAGGAGCTCAACCGCAAGTACTCCTGGGAGTACTCCCGAGAGATGGTTTGGAGCCTCGGGCAGAAGATCGGACCATACGAAGTACGCAAGGGTGAAACTGGTCGTCTGAGCTGGGGATTCCTGGTTGACGAGTTCGCTGGACAGACAGTCCGCTGCAACGCCAACTCGAAGACGTGGCAGCCGATTGGGCGCAGCTACTTTGGCGTGGCTCCGCGTGAGCGACATGTCGAGGTGACCATTCAGTAGTTACACAGTTCTCTCTCCACACTCAGCACGGGTAAAAGGGGGCCTATTCACGAAAGTGAATAGGCCCCCTTTTTGCTACTCCGGTGTTTTGCTATCCCGCTGTTTTGCTACTCCGGTGTTTTGCTATCCCGCTGTTTTGCTACTCCGTCTTTTTGCTATTGCGCGGCAGCGGATGCCGGAGGCTGGAAGCCTGCGTCTATTGCTTTCAGAGCCAAGTCCAGGCGTGAGGTAGCCCCGAACTTATTGAACATGCTGGAGAGGTGCTTCTTGATGGTGCCCGGCGACTTGCCGAGTTCCTTGGCGATGTCGTGGTTCGACTTACCGCGACAAATCAGGCCGAGAACCTCTCGCTCGGCATGAGTGATCTTGTACGAGGAAATGTTGCGGGACGGCAGCGTTTTAATCAGCCGAGTCGCAGAAATCGGGGAGATGACGGTGCCGCCCTGGAAGACATCTTCAATGGTGCCAATGACGGATTCGGGGCGGGCGGTTTTGAGAATGTAGCCGTTTCCGCCGAGGCTCAAGATTTTCAGCATTGTTTCATCGGTATCGAATGAGGTGATAGCGATGAATTTCGGTGGATTCTCCACCTTCTTAATGCGCTCGAGCAGCTCAACGCCGTCCATGTTGGGCATATGAATATCGGTCAAAACTACGTCAATGCCACCGCGGGCAATGATATTGAGGGCCTCGTGGCCATCGCTGGCTTCATCGACCACGGTAATGTGCGGTGCCTTCTTGAAGTAAGTTCGCAGCGTCGAGAGTACGAGTGGGTCGTCATCGACAATGAGAACCTTGATGTCAGACATCCGCGAACCTTTCATAGAATTTATAAAAACCGAACAATATCTGTCATTGTGCGATATTACTACGCTAACCAGGACGTTTCGAGAGTCATATTCGCCACAATGAGCTTTTATATCTATCCTACGTTAGCGTAACCTACTAATTGGTAGGTGGCATGTGGAGTTTGGTATTCCACACATTTCCTTCTCGTTCCG
The nucleotide sequence above comes from Corynebacterium amycolatum. Encoded proteins:
- a CDS encoding response regulator; translation: MSDIKVLIVDDDPLVLSTLRTYFKKAPHITVVDEASDGHEALNIIARGGIDVVLTDIHMPNMDGVELLERIKKVENPPKFIAITSFDTDETMLKILSLGGNGYILKTARPESVIGTIEDVFQGGTVISPISATRLIKTLPSRNISSYKITHAEREVLGLICRGKSNHDIAKELGKSPGTIKKHLSSMFNKFGATSRLDLALKAIDAGFQPPASAAAQ